DNA from Stutzerimonas decontaminans:
AGGTCAACACCGCGGTGAGGATTGCCGCGGCGGCCTTGTCTATTTTCAGGGGATGTTCAAAGGCTATGCATAGATAGCCTATGACGAACACGACAGCCATGAGTGCATACATCGGAGGGACTCCATCTTGAGGAACCTTGCCGGGCATGCGGACGTGGCGACGCAGCCTCAGCGGCTGGCAGGCGGCGATCGGCTATCGGAGGTGAGACAAGTCGGGAACCGCGGGTGCGAGGCAGTTGCCTGCCGCTGGTAAACGGTTGCGCGTACAGCTCGATGCGGGAAGACATCGGGCCTCGCTGCAGAGGGCTCATTTCACATCGTCGAGCTGTTCGTCTTGGCTTTAACGGCCTGCCAGTTTGTAAAGGGGTGTTTCATGTGCGACATAGTGTATCAGCGTTACCGGTAATAACTTGTCATCAATCAAGATGACCTCCTTAAGCAAAAAGGCCAGCACCTTTCGGGCTGGCCTTCTCGTTTAACGCGATGATCAGATGATCAGATGATCAGAGGGTGGCGATTCGGTCGCGCTGCTCCTGCAACCGGGCTTTGGCCTGTTCTGCCTCGGCCAGTTTGGCGCGTTCCTTGTCGATCACCTCGGCTGGCGCCTTGTCGACGAAGCCGGCGTTCGACAGCTTGCCGCCGACACGTTTGACTTCGCCGTCCAGTCGCGCGATCTCCTTGTCCAGGCGTGCCAGTTCGGCATCCTTGTCAATCAGGCCGGCCATCGGTACCAGCACCTGCATGTCACCGACCAGCGCGATGGCCGACAGGGGGGCTTCTTCACCGTCGCCGAGCAGGCGCACGCTTTCCAGCTTGGCCAGCTTCTTCAGCAGCGGCTCGTTGTCGGCCAGGCGGCGCTGGTCCTCGGTTGAGGCGTTGCCCAGGACCACGTCGACACGCTTGGCCATGGAGATGTTCATCTCGCCTCGGATCTGGCGAATGCCCAGCATGAAGGCCTTGACCCACTCGATATCGCCTTCGGCGGCCTCGTCGATGCGCTCCGGATTGAACTCCGGCCAGGGCTGCAGCATCAGCGTCGGACCGGACTTACCGGCCAGCGGTGCAACGCGTTGCCAGATTTCCTCGGTGATGAACGGCATGAACGGATGCGCCAGGCGCAGCGCGGTTTCCAGTACGCGCACCAGGGTCCGGCGGGTGCCGCGCTGGCGCTCGGCGCTGGCGGTTTCGTCCCACAACAGCGGCTTGACCAGCTCCAGGTACCAGGCGCAGTACTCATCCCAGATGAATTCGTACAGCGCTTGGGCTGCCAGGTCGAAGCGGAAGGCCTCGAGCTGGCGGGTCACTTCGGCTTCGGTGCGCTGCAGGGCGGAGATGATCCAGCGGTCAACCGAGGACAGCTCCACCGGTTCGTCGTTGGCGCCGGTGTCCTTGCCTTCGGTATTCTCGAAGACGAAGTTGGCGGCGTTCCAGATCTTGTTGCAGAAGTTGCGATATCCCTCGACGCGACCCATGTCGAACTTGATGTCACGACCGGTGGAGGCCAGCGAGCAGAAGGTGAAGCGCAGGGCGTCGGTACCGTAGCTGGCGATACCTTCGGGGAATTCGGCGCGGGTCTGCTTGGCGATCTTCTCGGCGAGCTTGGGCTGCATCATGCCGCTGGTGCGCTTGGTCAGTAGCTCATCGAGGGTGATGCCATCGACGATGTCCAGCGGGTCGAGCACGTTGCCCTTGGACTTGGACATCTTCTGCCCCTGGCCATCGCGTACCAAGCCGTGCACATACACGGTCTTGAACGGAATCTGCCCGGTCAGGTGGGTGGACAGCATGATCATCCGGGCAACCCAGAAGAAAATGATGTCAAAGCCGGTGACCAGCACGTCGGTGGGATGGAAGGTCTTGAGGAAATCGGTCTGCTGCGGCCAGCCGAGGGTGGAGAAGGTCCACAGCCCGGAGCTGAACCAGGTGTCCAGCACGTCCTCGTCCTGACGCAGCTCGACGTTGTTGCAGAGGTTGTACTTGCTGCGCACTTCCACTTCATGGCGGCCAACGTAGACGTTGCCGGCTTCGTCGTACCAGGCCGGAATGCGGTGGCCCCACCAGAGCTGACGACTGATGCACCAGTCCTGGATGTCGCGCATCCAGCTGAAGTACATGTTCTCGTACTGCTTGGGCACGAACTGGATCTCGCCACTCTCGACGGCGGCGATGGCCTTCTCGGCGAGCGGCTTGGTGGACACGTACCACTGATCCGTCAGCCAGGGCTCGATGATGGTGCCGGAGCGATCGCCGCGAGGCACTTTCAGCGCGTGATCGTCGATCTTCTCCAGCAGGCTCATGGCGTCGAATTCGGCGACGATGGCCTTGCGTGCATCGAAGCGGTCCATGTGCGCATAGCCGTCCGGCAGGCTGCCGTCGATTTTGTCGTTCACCGAGCCATCGATGTTGAACACCTGGGCGCGGGCCAGGATGCAGGCGTTCTGGTCGAAGATGTTGATCAGCGGCAGGTGATGGCGCTTGCCGACCTCGTAGTCGTTGAAGTCATGCGCCGGGGTGATCTTCACGCAGCCGGTGCCGAACTCGAGGTCGACGTAGTCGTCGGCAACGATGGGGATCAGGCGGTTGACCAGCGGCAGCATGACGTGGCGGCCGATCAGGCTCTTGTAACGCTCGTCTTCAGGATGCACCGCAATGGCGGCGTCACCGAGCATGGTTTCCGGGCGGGTAGTGGCGACCACCAGGTAATCCAGGCCATCGGCGGTCTTGCAGCCGTCGGCCAGCGGATAACGCAGGTGCCAGAGGTGACCCTTCTCGTCGTGGTTCTCCACTTCCAGATCGGAAATGGCGGTGTGCAGCTTGGTATCCCAGTTGACCAGGCGCTTGCCGCGATAGATCAGGCCGTCCTCATGCAGGCGCACGAAGGCTTCCTTGACCGCCTCGGAGAGACCATCGTCCATGGTGAAGCGCTCGCGTGACCAGTCCACCGAGGAGCCCAGGCGACGGATCTGCCGGGTAATGGTGCCGCCGGATTCTTCCTTCCACTGCCAGACCTTCTCGAGAAACTTCTCGCGGCCCAGGTCATGACGGCTGGCGCCCTGGGCGGCCAATTGGCGCTCGACCACCATCTGCGTGGCGATACCTGCATGGTCGGTGCCCGGCTGCCACAGGGTGTTGCGGCCCTGCATGCGGCGCCAGCGGATCAGCGCGTCCATGATCGCGTTGTTGAAGCCGTGACCCATGTGCAGGCTGCCGGTGACGTTCGGCGGCGGGATCATGATGGTGTAGGGCTCGCCGGAACCTTGCGGGGCGAAATAGTTGTTCGATTCCCAGGTCTGGTACCAGGAAGTCTCGATGGCGTGCGGCTGGTAGGTCTTGTCCATGCGGCGGGACCCTTAAAACGGCTGGTCGGAAAAACGGGCAAGTATAAAGGCAAACGGCCGCGAGGTTTCGCGGCCGTGCGGGATTAACTGCGGATTAGCGCGGAGAAAGCGCGGTTGCGACGCTTCAGGGGCGCGGTGTACGAACCAGGCGCTCGAGGCGTGTTTCCAGGCGGCGCTTGAGCTCCGCTTCGATCTGCGGCACGAAGTCGTCGATCACTTCCTGCAGGATCAGGTTGGCGGCGGTGCGCAGCTCGTGATCAATGTGCCGCTCAGCCAGGGAGCGGAACGCGCTGCGTACACTGGTTTCCCGTGGCTCGTCGTCACTCGGGTCGCCGGAGGTTACAGCTGGGGCCGGCTCGACGATATCGGACAGCAAGGGGATGCTGTCTGGATCAAGCGCTTCGCTGTTCGGCGGGTTGTCAGGGAAGTCGTCACCGAGCAGGGCGCGAATGGACTCGAGATCGCTCAGCAGCTCGGCGGGTTTGTTCGGGGCTTTCGGTGTCATCTCAGAGGTTCCGGAGGCTGCAGCATCCCGGCTGCTGCCAGGGGTTGTCCCTTGCTGTCGTATGGAGGGTTCTAGAGTTCGACCCGTTGCGGATCATAGCCCTGACGGCGATACAGGCGGAAATTCTCCCGGCAGGCGGTCAGCAGCTGCGGCTCCTGATTGACGATCTCGATGATCCGGCTGAACTGGTCAAGGTGCGACGAAAGCGTCGACGCCAGGTTGATCAGCAGTCCCTGGGCGAACGGCGGCGCCTGGTCGATACCGACGACCACCGGTGCCTGCGGGTCATCGGCGTCCTGCTCGTGGGGGATGAAGCGCTCGGCGCGAAAGCTCCAGAGCAACTCATCCAACTGGTTCGATTGCTCCTCGTCCACGCAGCGGATGAATACCTGCATGCCGTGCTGCCAACCCTTGGCTGCCAGTTGGCAGGCCGCCCGCAAGCGGCCGAGCGGGTTGTCATCCGGCAGTACATAGAACTCGATCCGGGTCATGGCCGTGCTCCGTCCGGGCCGGCCGATGTGAGACGGCTCCGGCCCGAGGCTCTATGCGCGGCGGTCGGCATCGTCAGTTTGCCCGGTCCAACAGGTATTGGGTCAGCAGCGGCACGGGACGACCGGTAGCGCCTTTTTCCTTGCCGCCACTGGTCCAGGCCGTACCGGCGATATCCAGATGCGCCCAGGCGTATTTCTTGGTGAAGCGCGAGAGGAAGCAGGCGGCAGTAATGGTGCCGGCCTTGGGGCCGCCAATGTTGGCGATATCGGCGAAGGGGCTGTCCAGCTGCTCCTGATACTCGTCGAACAGCGGCAGTTGCCAGGCGCGGTCAGCGGCACTTTCGCCTGCCTGCAGCAGCTGCTGCACCAGTTCGTCGTTGTTGCCCAGCAGCCCCGAGGTGTTGCTGCCCAGCGCGACGATACAGGCGCCGGTCAGGGTGGCCACGTCAATTACTGCGCGTGGCTCGAAGCGTTCGGCGTAGGTGAGGGTATCGCACAGCACCAGACGGCCTTCAGCGTCGGTATTGAGGATTTCCACAGTCTGGCCGCTCATGGTGGTGACGATGTCGCCCGGGCGAGTCGCACCGCCGCTGGGCATGTTCTCGGCGCAGGCCAGCAGGCAGACCAGGTTAATCGGCAGCTGCAGCTCCAGTACGGCCTTGAGCGTGCCGAGTACGCAGGCGGCACCGCCCATGTCGTACTTCATCTCGTCCATGCCCTGGCCCGGCTTGAGGCTGATGCCGCCGGTATCGAAGGTGATGCCTTTGCCTACCAGGGCATAAGGTTTGTCGCCTTTGTTGCCGCCGTTGTACTGCATGACGATGATGCAGCCGGGCTGATCGCTACCCTGGGATACCGCGAGGAAAGCGCCGGCGCCGAGATCCCTCAGCTTCTTCTCATCCAGAACGTCGACATTCAGGCCCTTGTAAGCCTTGCTCATCTGCTTGGCCTGCTCGGCGATGTAGGTCGGGTGGCAGACATTCGGCGGCAGATTGCCGAGGTCGCGGGTGAAGGCCATGCCGCTGGCGATCGCCGAGGCTTCGCGCGCGGCGCGCTCCACTGCTGGCTGTTCGGTCTTGTCGCAGAGCAGGGTGATCTTTTGCAGTGCGCGCGGTTCGGCTTTCTTGCTCTTGAAGCTGTCGAACACGTACTGGCCGTCGGCGACGATCTCCACCAGCAGGCGAGTGCGCGCGTAGCTGTCGCGGCCCTTGACCTGCACGTCCTGCATGGCGAAAGCCGCGTCGCCGCCGCCGAGGTTCTTGATCACAGCCAATGCGGCGTTGACCACCTTGCGCCATTGACGACTGTCGAGGTCGTCCGCCTTGCCGATGCCGACCAGCAGTACGCGTTCGGCCTTGAGTCCCGGCAGGCTGTGCAGCAGCAGTGTCTGTCCCGACTTGCCCTGAATGTCACCACGCTTGAGCGCGGCACTGAGCGCGCCGCCGCTGGCGCTGTCCACGCTCTGCGCGACGCTGCCGAGGACGCAATCCTCGCCTAGCGGCAGAATCAGGGTGGCGGTCTTCTGGGTGGAGGCTTTGGCGCTTTTGACAACAAATTCCATGACGTGGTGTCCCCAAGACAAAGAGTCGGGTTTGCAGGATAATGCCGGGCTTATTTTTCCGGTGGTTCGCCTGTACGGTCGTTGCTAACGACTGCGCTAGGCTAGAAACGTTGCAATCGACCGTGCTTCGGCGATTGCCTCGGCGCGGCGATCCGCGTCCGGTCGGTGTGCCATTACCTATTTCCAACGGTCTGCTGCGGCGGGCCGGCAACTGGCGGCTAGTTTGAGCGTTGCCGCCAGAGCCTGACAACCCTGGAGTGTCTGGTTTGATCGTCTTTCGTTACCTGTCCCGAGAACTGCTGGTCACCATGAGCGCGGTCAGTGCCGTGCTGCTGGTAATCATCATGAGCGGCCGCTTCATCAAGTATCTGGCGCAGGCTGCGCAGGGGGTGCTCGATCCCGGCGTGCTGTTGCTGATCATGGGCTTTCGTCTGCCCGGCTTCCTTCAGCTGATCCTTCCTCTTGGGCTGTTCCTCGGCATTCTGCTGGCCTACGGCCGCCTCTATCTGGAAAGCGAAATGACCGTACTGTCGGCGACCGGCATGAGCCAGCGCCGTTTGCTGGCCTACAGCATGGCGCCGGCCGCACTGGTTGCGGCGCTGGTGGGTTGGCTGAGTCTGGGTCTGGCGCCGCAAGGTATTGCCGAGGTGGATCGCATCTTCAATCAGCAGGATTCGCTGACCGAGTTCGACACGCTGGTCCCAGGGCGCTTCCAGACGCTGCGTGGGGGCTCGCGGGTAACCTACACCCGCGAGCTTTCGGCTGACCGCAGTGAGCTGGGTGGGGTGTTCATTTCGGAAACCAACGTATCGCGTCAGACCGGCAAGGAAAGCGGGCTGTCGGTGTTGGTTGCCGAAAGCGGCCGGCAGGAGATCCAGCCTGACGGCAGTCGCTACCTGATCCTGGAAAACGGTTATCGCTACGACGGCAATCCGGGGCAGGCCGACTATCGCGCGATTCAATACGATACCTACGGCGTGCTGCTTCCCAAGCCTGAGGTGAGCATGGAGCTGAGCGAGCGCGAGGCTATGCCGACTCGGGAGCTGCTGGGTAGCGACAATGTGCGCCATCAGACTGAGCTGCAGTGGCGGCTATCTCTGCCGCTGCTGGTGTTCGTTGTCACGGTGCTGGCTGTGCCGCTGGCGAAGGTCAACCCGCGGCAGGGACGCTTCCTCAAGCTGCTGCCCGCCATCCTGCTCTATATGACCTATCTAGCCTTGTTGATCGCCGTGCGGGGTGCGCTGGACAAGGGCCGTATCCCGATAGCGCTGGGGCTTTGGTGGGTGCACGGGGTGTTCCTGGCCATCGGCCTGCTGATGCTGTTCTGGGAACCAATCAGGCTGCGAATGAAGAAGCGCCATGTGCGGCGGGAGGTGGCCCATGGTTAAGCTCGATCGCTATATCGGTATCCATGTCTTCCTCGCCATTCTGACCGTGCTCGGCATCATCGTCGGGTTGGCGCTGCTGTTCGCTTTCATCGATGAGCTGGGTGATGTCCAAGGCGGCTATGGTCTGGGTGATGCTTTGCAGTACGTGCTGCTTACCTCGCCGCGTCGGCTGTATGAAATGCTGCCGATGGCGGCCCTGATCGGTTGCCTTATCGGTCTGGGTACTCTGGCCAGCAGCAGCGAACTGACCATCATGCGTGCGGCGGGCGTCTCGCTGGGGCGTATCGTGACGGCCGTGATGAAGCCGATGCTGGTGCTGCTTGTCGCCGGCATCCTGATCGGTGAGTACGTCGCGCCCGCGACCGAGGATGTCGCGCAGGCTCGGCGCTCCCTGGCGCAAGGCGCAGGTGAAGCGCAAAGCAGCAAGCGCGGATTGTGGCATCGGCAGGAAAACGAGTTTGTGCACGTCAATGCGGTGCAGCCCGGTGGGGTTCTGGTAGGCGTGACGCGCTATCGTTTCGACGACGAACGCCGGCTGCAGTCTTCAAGTTTCGCTCGTCGTGCCAGCTATCAGGGGGATCACTGGAAGCTCGAGAACATTTCGACGACGCATTTCCGTGGTGACCACACCGAGGTGCTGCGCACGCCCGAAGAGCGCTGGGATGTCCAGTTGACCCCTCAGCTGCTTGGTACCGTGGTGATGGAGCCGGAAGCGCTGTCGATCACCGGCCTGTGGCGCTATATCCACTACCTCGGCGATCAGGGGTTGAATAATGGTCGTTACTGGCTGGCATTCTGGACAAAGGTCCTGCAGCCGGTTGTCACGGTGGCGCTGGTCCTGCTGGCAATCTCGTTCATCTTCGGGCCTCTACGTTCGGTCACGCTCGGCCAGCGCATCTTTACCGGTGTGGTCGTCGGCTTCGTGTTCCGCATCATCCAGGACCTGCTCGGTCCTGCAAGCCAGGTGTTCGGCTTTTCGCCATTGCTTGCAGTGGTACTTCCGGCAAGCATCTGTGCGCTGATCGGGGCGTGGCTGCTGCGTAGGGCGGGGTAGCAGAGGATGCCTTCGGAGCAGTGGCGCCGAAGGCTTGCTGTCGAGGAAGGGTAAGTTGCGCTTACTTCTTGTGGATGTTCTTCGGTAACTGGACGGCCTGACTATCGGAATAGATGTCGGGCCAGGTGCGCTTTTGCTTGTCGATCAGCATCCACCAGTAGCCCATTCCCAGGCACAGCAGCGAAACCAGTGCGATCAAAAAGCGCAACAGCGCCTGCCATAGGTCGATGGCTCGCCCGTCCGCGTTCTGGATTCGAATACCCCATACCTGCATGCCCAGCGTCTGGCCGTTGTGGGTCCAGAACTTGGCAAAGAAGCCGAACAGGCTGAACAGCAGAAGGGTGGAGAGCAGCGGGTCGATATCCAGGCGGCCGGCGTCGGCAAGCATCTGCAACTGTTCGCTGCCGTAGAGCAGACGCAGTAATACCTGCTGATAGAGCAGTGTGACGACCATCATCAGCGCGATACATAGCAGGCTGTCATAGAACATTGCTGCCAGTCGGCGCGCCAGGCCGGCGGCGGGAAACTGGCCCTGCGGGCTGAGCAGATGTCTGCGCATTACGTGTCTCGATAAAGTGGCGGTGGCGCATTCTACGGAATTGCGCGCATAAAAAAGCCCCTGATGTTGCCATCAGGGGCTTTCGGAGCGTGGCTTATTCCTGGATTTGAACCTGGTCAGCCTGCATGCCCTTTTGACCTTGCACTGCGACGAAGCTGACTTTCTGGCCTTCTTTCAGGCTCTTGAAGCCATTACCTTCGATTGCGCGGAAGTGCACAAACAGATCCGGACCGCTCTCAGGAGTGATGAAACCAAAACCTTTTTCGTCGTTAAACCACTTGACGGTACCGTTCTGACGATTCGACATGTCTTTGTATCCTTGAAACTCAAAAGTAGAATTGCCCCCGCAAAGCGGGAAGCTGGAACTGGTTGCAAGGAGTAAGAGAGTCGAGCGGAGTAGCGGATCTGAAGATCTACTGCACCAGGTCACGATTCAACAG
Protein-coding regions in this window:
- a CDS encoding valine--tRNA ligase, which codes for MDKTYQPHAIETSWYQTWESNNYFAPQGSGEPYTIMIPPPNVTGSLHMGHGFNNAIMDALIRWRRMQGRNTLWQPGTDHAGIATQMVVERQLAAQGASRHDLGREKFLEKVWQWKEESGGTITRQIRRLGSSVDWSRERFTMDDGLSEAVKEAFVRLHEDGLIYRGKRLVNWDTKLHTAISDLEVENHDEKGHLWHLRYPLADGCKTADGLDYLVVATTRPETMLGDAAIAVHPEDERYKSLIGRHVMLPLVNRLIPIVADDYVDLEFGTGCVKITPAHDFNDYEVGKRHHLPLINIFDQNACILARAQVFNIDGSVNDKIDGSLPDGYAHMDRFDARKAIVAEFDAMSLLEKIDDHALKVPRGDRSGTIIEPWLTDQWYVSTKPLAEKAIAAVESGEIQFVPKQYENMYFSWMRDIQDWCISRQLWWGHRIPAWYDEAGNVYVGRHEVEVRSKYNLCNNVELRQDEDVLDTWFSSGLWTFSTLGWPQQTDFLKTFHPTDVLVTGFDIIFFWVARMIMLSTHLTGQIPFKTVYVHGLVRDGQGQKMSKSKGNVLDPLDIVDGITLDELLTKRTSGMMQPKLAEKIAKQTRAEFPEGIASYGTDALRFTFCSLASTGRDIKFDMGRVEGYRNFCNKIWNAANFVFENTEGKDTGANDEPVELSSVDRWIISALQRTEAEVTRQLEAFRFDLAAQALYEFIWDEYCAWYLELVKPLLWDETASAERQRGTRRTLVRVLETALRLAHPFMPFITEEIWQRVAPLAGKSGPTLMLQPWPEFNPERIDEAAEGDIEWVKAFMLGIRQIRGEMNISMAKRVDVVLGNASTEDQRRLADNEPLLKKLAKLESVRLLGDGEEAPLSAIALVGDMQVLVPMAGLIDKDAELARLDKEIARLDGEVKRVGGKLSNAGFVDKAPAEVIDKERAKLAEAEQAKARLQEQRDRIATL
- a CDS encoding DNA polymerase III subunit chi; the encoded protein is MTRIEFYVLPDDNPLGRLRAACQLAAKGWQHGMQVFIRCVDEEQSNQLDELLWSFRAERFIPHEQDADDPQAPVVVGIDQAPPFAQGLLINLASTLSSHLDQFSRIIEIVNQEPQLLTACRENFRLYRRQGYDPQRVEL
- a CDS encoding leucyl aminopeptidase, with the translated sequence MEFVVKSAKASTQKTATLILPLGEDCVLGSVAQSVDSASGGALSAALKRGDIQGKSGQTLLLHSLPGLKAERVLLVGIGKADDLDSRQWRKVVNAALAVIKNLGGGDAAFAMQDVQVKGRDSYARTRLLVEIVADGQYVFDSFKSKKAEPRALQKITLLCDKTEQPAVERAAREASAIASGMAFTRDLGNLPPNVCHPTYIAEQAKQMSKAYKGLNVDVLDEKKLRDLGAGAFLAVSQGSDQPGCIIVMQYNGGNKGDKPYALVGKGITFDTGGISLKPGQGMDEMKYDMGGAACVLGTLKAVLELQLPINLVCLLACAENMPSGGATRPGDIVTTMSGQTVEILNTDAEGRLVLCDTLTYAERFEPRAVIDVATLTGACIVALGSNTSGLLGNNDELVQQLLQAGESAADRAWQLPLFDEYQEQLDSPFADIANIGGPKAGTITAACFLSRFTKKYAWAHLDIAGTAWTSGGKEKGATGRPVPLLTQYLLDRAN
- the lptF gene encoding LPS export ABC transporter permease LptF; protein product: MIVFRYLSRELLVTMSAVSAVLLVIIMSGRFIKYLAQAAQGVLDPGVLLLIMGFRLPGFLQLILPLGLFLGILLAYGRLYLESEMTVLSATGMSQRRLLAYSMAPAALVAALVGWLSLGLAPQGIAEVDRIFNQQDSLTEFDTLVPGRFQTLRGGSRVTYTRELSADRSELGGVFISETNVSRQTGKESGLSVLVAESGRQEIQPDGSRYLILENGYRYDGNPGQADYRAIQYDTYGVLLPKPEVSMELSEREAMPTRELLGSDNVRHQTELQWRLSLPLLVFVVTVLAVPLAKVNPRQGRFLKLLPAILLYMTYLALLIAVRGALDKGRIPIALGLWWVHGVFLAIGLLMLFWEPIRLRMKKRHVRREVAHG
- the lptG gene encoding LPS export ABC transporter permease LptG — translated: MVKLDRYIGIHVFLAILTVLGIIVGLALLFAFIDELGDVQGGYGLGDALQYVLLTSPRRLYEMLPMAALIGCLIGLGTLASSSELTIMRAAGVSLGRIVTAVMKPMLVLLVAGILIGEYVAPATEDVAQARRSLAQGAGEAQSSKRGLWHRQENEFVHVNAVQPGGVLVGVTRYRFDDERRLQSSSFARRASYQGDHWKLENISTTHFRGDHTEVLRTPEERWDVQLTPQLLGTVVMEPEALSITGLWRYIHYLGDQGLNNGRYWLAFWTKVLQPVVTVALVLLAISFIFGPLRSVTLGQRIFTGVVVGFVFRIIQDLLGPASQVFGFSPLLAVVLPASICALIGAWLLRRAG
- a CDS encoding RDD family protein — its product is MRRHLLSPQGQFPAAGLARRLAAMFYDSLLCIALMMVVTLLYQQVLLRLLYGSEQLQMLADAGRLDIDPLLSTLLLFSLFGFFAKFWTHNGQTLGMQVWGIRIQNADGRAIDLWQALLRFLIALVSLLCLGMGYWWMLIDKQKRTWPDIYSDSQAVQLPKNIHKK
- a CDS encoding cold-shock protein; the protein is MSNRQNGTVKWFNDEKGFGFITPESGPDLFVHFRAIEGNGFKSLKEGQKVSFVAVQGQKGMQADQVQIQE